From Nitratidesulfovibrio vulgaris str. Hildenborough, a single genomic window includes:
- a CDS encoding polyprenyl synthetase family protein — translation MQELKARIIAEQPRFNATLATEVGTLHPLVQPVAAHVLKAGGKRLRPLLTLLVARALGYADDDIYPLACSVELLHSATLLHDDILDDADLRRGMAAAHTVFGSTATVLAGDALLALANLIVARYGDPRLTACISEAIIRTATGEIVEIAHMRGTDHGRDTYIDIITGKTAWMLRASCELGALRAGASEEAVRAAAAFGLDLGIAFQIVDDALDFADRADTGKPVGGDLREGKLTPPLIYYLETLSGPEREAFISRFRDGGFSGDDVARISAEIRALGIIERTRELAGNYIEKAAASLETLPDCPERRTLMQTLAYVQHRDR, via the coding sequence ATGCAAGAGCTCAAAGCCCGCATCATCGCCGAACAGCCACGCTTCAACGCCACCCTCGCCACCGAGGTGGGCACCCTGCACCCGCTGGTGCAGCCCGTGGCAGCACATGTCCTCAAGGCGGGGGGCAAGCGCCTGCGCCCGTTGCTCACCCTGCTCGTGGCGCGTGCCCTCGGCTACGCCGACGACGACATCTACCCGCTCGCCTGTTCGGTGGAACTCTTGCATTCGGCCACCCTCCTGCATGACGACATCCTCGACGACGCCGACCTGCGCCGGGGCATGGCAGCGGCGCACACCGTGTTCGGCAGCACCGCCACCGTTCTCGCCGGTGACGCGCTGCTGGCCCTCGCCAACCTCATCGTCGCCCGCTACGGCGACCCGCGCCTCACCGCGTGCATCTCCGAGGCCATCATCCGCACCGCCACGGGCGAGATCGTCGAAATCGCGCATATGCGCGGCACAGACCACGGACGAGACACCTATATCGACATCATCACCGGCAAGACGGCATGGATGCTGCGGGCCTCGTGTGAACTGGGCGCCCTGCGTGCAGGGGCATCCGAAGAGGCCGTCCGCGCCGCAGCCGCCTTCGGCCTCGACCTCGGCATCGCCTTCCAGATAGTCGACGACGCCCTCGACTTCGCCGACCGCGCCGATACCGGCAAGCCCGTGGGCGGCGACCTGCGGGAGGGCAAGCTCACCCCGCCCCTCATCTACTATCTCGAAACCCTCTCCGGTCCCGAGCGCGAGGCCTTCATCTCCCGCTTCCGGGACGGGGGGTTCTCCGGCGACGACGTGGCCCGCATCTCCGCAGAAATCCGCGCCCTCGGCATCATCGAGCGTACGCGCGAACTTGCCGGAAACTACATCGAGAAGGCCGCCGCTTCGCTCGAGACATTGCCTGACTGTCCCGAACGTCGTACCCTGATGCAGACGCTCGCATACGTGCAGCATCGCGACAGGTGA
- a CDS encoding GGDEF domain-containing response regulator, which translates to MAEHTSDTTTRPIDIAACLELTFPPVTVQLVQALVAPYPELATIGRLIAMDPVLAAAVLNLVNSPYYGLASRVADLQRAAAVLGTREVLKLALSLSFQKKLSSAIKRSTQAMFADWRMVVWSAIAAEHIAQTLCPDKAHLAYLAALLKDLELFLRLCLDETGPLADRTCITSLDNGQLEEEGRLWGNTHPDRAADIIRQWNLPEELAEAIALHHDLDGLDGHPPLVQSVILATRWSDLIHGRGTHPAMLIRFEMLIRARLGLGDEGMDALRASCGQRYSSMLVQLGIRERSVGGRLHETSLRALQSYHFLSTELAHVQGGQEGIAATLGRQLRWYWNLTSWDLSLRVPGTDDHVLYTMDMGHAAPRLRHGPCPAGELPWRPGLSRQPLVTEASTWGELRLAAGTLDAERLSSFGVYCHFIALALEMYHREQAILETKAATLDALPLGITLLDRDGSAIGSNRRMLDLIGYPELVPSTPFMELLRETLGLDLSDDWKALQQPDAPPLHSRLFCPLPDAAARLGAHCAYVSLHRREHDSLLLIEDVTDLSELQAQTLRRHDFLERLFEAMQELVFIVNETGVITWASRKWGRLLQQNLFTISRPATSATPSWDPDTLHAVSPQVPVEVMLDGDGNGPGLYELVLTPLEARDDQGRSWLVVGRDLSTIRRLEDKIRQQAMNDGLTGLFNHSHFHLILEREMERSRRTGRGLGLIFFDLDRFKRINDTYGHQAGDTILRRVAAALASVTRKGMDFPCRYGGDEFAVVTTEIEAEALQRLAMRIRNTVVESCRNAIDLSMGLAMLKPEDTIESFVARTDRASYRAKNQPGGDRLQWAE; encoded by the coding sequence ATGGCGGAACACACCAGCGATACGACGACACGCCCCATAGACATCGCAGCCTGCCTTGAACTGACGTTCCCGCCAGTCACCGTACAACTGGTGCAGGCGCTCGTGGCACCCTACCCGGAACTTGCCACCATAGGTCGCCTCATCGCCATGGACCCCGTTCTCGCGGCGGCCGTCCTCAACCTCGTCAATTCGCCCTACTATGGTCTCGCCTCCCGCGTGGCAGACCTGCAACGCGCCGCTGCCGTCCTCGGCACGCGTGAAGTGCTGAAGCTGGCCCTTTCACTCTCGTTCCAGAAGAAGCTCAGCAGCGCCATCAAGCGCAGCACACAGGCCATGTTCGCCGACTGGCGCATGGTGGTGTGGTCGGCCATCGCCGCAGAGCACATCGCGCAGACCCTCTGCCCCGACAAGGCGCACCTCGCCTACCTCGCCGCGCTGCTGAAAGACCTTGAACTGTTCCTGCGCCTCTGCCTCGACGAGACGGGGCCGCTTGCCGACCGCACCTGCATCACAAGTCTCGACAACGGACAACTCGAAGAGGAGGGCCGCCTGTGGGGGAACACCCACCCCGACAGGGCCGCCGACATCATCCGGCAATGGAACCTCCCCGAAGAACTGGCCGAAGCCATCGCCCTGCACCATGACCTCGACGGGCTCGATGGGCACCCACCTCTCGTCCAGAGCGTCATACTGGCCACCCGCTGGAGTGACCTCATCCACGGCAGGGGCACGCACCCCGCCATGCTCATCCGCTTCGAGATGCTCATCCGCGCACGCCTCGGGCTTGGCGACGAGGGCATGGACGCCCTGCGCGCCTCGTGCGGGCAGCGCTACTCGTCCATGCTGGTCCAGCTGGGAATCCGCGAGCGCAGCGTGGGCGGCAGGTTGCACGAGACCTCGCTGCGGGCCCTGCAAAGCTACCATTTTCTCAGCACCGAACTGGCGCATGTACAGGGCGGGCAGGAGGGCATTGCCGCCACACTCGGCCGGCAGCTGCGCTGGTACTGGAATCTCACGTCGTGGGACCTGTCGTTGCGCGTGCCGGGAACCGACGACCATGTCCTCTACACCATGGATATGGGCCACGCCGCCCCGCGCCTGCGCCACGGCCCCTGTCCCGCGGGTGAGCTCCCGTGGCGACCGGGCCTCAGCAGGCAGCCCCTCGTCACCGAGGCCAGCACATGGGGAGAACTGCGCCTTGCCGCCGGGACGCTCGACGCAGAGAGACTCTCCTCGTTCGGGGTCTACTGCCACTTCATCGCCCTCGCCCTCGAGATGTACCACCGCGAACAGGCCATTCTCGAAACCAAGGCCGCCACGCTCGACGCCCTGCCCCTCGGCATCACCCTGCTCGACAGGGATGGCAGCGCCATCGGTTCCAACCGGCGGATGCTCGACCTCATAGGCTACCCCGAACTCGTCCCGTCCACGCCGTTCATGGAACTCCTGCGGGAGACGCTGGGGCTCGATCTTTCCGACGACTGGAAGGCCTTGCAGCAGCCCGACGCCCCCCCGCTGCACAGCCGTCTGTTCTGCCCACTCCCCGACGCTGCCGCACGGCTGGGGGCCCACTGCGCCTACGTGTCGCTCCACCGCCGCGAACATGACAGCCTGCTGCTCATCGAAGACGTGACAGACCTCAGCGAACTTCAGGCCCAGACGCTTCGAAGGCACGACTTCCTCGAACGGCTTTTCGAGGCGATGCAGGAACTGGTCTTCATCGTCAACGAGACGGGTGTCATCACGTGGGCATCGCGCAAATGGGGGCGGCTGCTTCAGCAGAACCTCTTCACCATCTCGCGGCCCGCCACGAGTGCCACGCCCTCATGGGACCCCGACACCCTCCATGCGGTTTCGCCGCAGGTTCCCGTCGAGGTCATGCTCGATGGAGACGGCAACGGTCCGGGACTCTACGAACTCGTGCTGACGCCGCTGGAGGCGCGCGATGACCAGGGGCGCTCATGGCTGGTCGTGGGGCGCGACCTCAGCACCATACGCCGCCTCGAGGACAAGATACGCCAGCAGGCCATGAACGACGGCCTCACGGGGTTGTTCAACCATTCCCACTTCCACCTCATCCTCGAACGCGAGATGGAACGCTCCCGTCGCACGGGACGCGGGCTTGGCCTCATCTTCTTCGACCTCGACCGCTTCAAGCGCATCAACGACACCTACGGGCATCAGGCGGGCGACACCATCCTGCGACGCGTGGCAGCGGCCCTGGCATCGGTGACGCGCAAGGGCATGGACTTCCCCTGCCGCTACGGCGGCGACGAATTCGCGGTGGTCACCACCGAAATAGAGGCCGAGGCGTTGCAGAGGCTGGCCATGCGCATCCGCAACACCGTTGTCGAAAGCTGCCGCAACGCCATCGACCTGAGCATGGGCCTCGCCATGCTGAAGCCCGAAGACACCATCGAGTCCTTCGTGGCACGCACGGACAGGGCCAGCTACAGGGCCAAGAACCAACCGGGGGGCGACCGTCTGCAATGGGCCGAATGA
- a CDS encoding AIR synthase-related protein, whose product MLRRIEVGLRPQVTDTVGRKVAAKIHESLGLDAGDVRLVKVFTIDGLDAAQLETVVREAVLFDPVLQHASLDPLDSDADWVLEVGFRPGVTDNEGRTARDTLALVLGIADRRSIAVYTANQYHLHCGLDRAAVERIARDLLANELIQRYALKSREEWAASPGFPAQAAQVTGARNDEVAVIPLLSMSDDELMAFSRANTLALSLEEMHAIRAYYQRDDVRAARAAEGLPADPTDAEVEALAQTWSEHCKHKIFSSRIDYENRETGRRETIDSLFKSCIQDTTKTIRARLGDKDFCRSVFKDNAGVIAFNDTHDICIKVETHNSPSALDPYGGALTGIVGVNRDPMGTGMGANLVCNTDVFCFASPFWEGELPPRLLHPRRVLEGVREGVEHGGNKSGIPTVNGSIVFEDRYLGKPLVYCGTVGMIPAQVAGKPGYTKEARPGDAIVMVGGRIGKDGIHGATFSSEELHEGSPATAVQIGDPITQRKMYDCIMRARDMGLYTAITDNGAGGLSSSVGEMAQDTGGCRLDLARAPLKYDGLRPWEILLSEAQERMTLAVPQDKLEAFMRLASEMDVEATVLGEFTDSGYFHITFGDRQVAYLDMDFLHDGVPQLQLKAVWERPAHPEGRIDLPEEEQGPFLRRMMGSLNICSKEYVIRQYDHEVKGGSVVKPLVGVKRDGPADAAVVRPLLDSESGIVLSHGICPKFSDYDAYWMMANAIDEAVRNAVAVGGDPDFMSGVDNFCWCDPVQSDKTPDGHYKLAQLVRANRALEHFCLAYGVPCVSGKDSMKNDYTGGGTKISIPPTVLFSVMGVIDDVNRTVTSDFKRAGERIYLLGLTRREMAGSEAAQVLGISCADVPQVDAPAALARYRALYGAIRAGLVTACHDLSDGGLAVALAEMCLGGRLGARCDLARVPVCGDMTTTELLYSESASRLLVSVRPADADAFEAAFAGQHYACVGEVTADGRLTLETKGTAIVSEEVEALATAFKATLDW is encoded by the coding sequence ATGCTACGGCGTATTGAAGTTGGACTGCGGCCGCAGGTGACCGACACCGTGGGCCGCAAGGTCGCTGCCAAGATTCACGAATCCCTCGGCCTCGACGCAGGCGATGTGCGGCTGGTCAAGGTATTCACCATCGACGGCCTTGATGCGGCGCAACTCGAGACCGTCGTGCGTGAGGCCGTCCTGTTCGACCCCGTGTTGCAGCACGCCTCGCTCGACCCGCTGGACAGCGATGCCGACTGGGTGCTCGAAGTGGGCTTCCGCCCCGGCGTCACCGACAACGAGGGACGCACCGCGCGCGACACGCTCGCACTCGTGCTCGGCATCGCCGACCGCCGCTCCATCGCCGTGTACACGGCCAACCAGTACCACCTGCATTGCGGTCTCGACCGCGCCGCCGTCGAGCGCATCGCGCGCGACCTGCTCGCCAACGAACTCATCCAGCGCTACGCGCTCAAGAGCCGCGAAGAATGGGCGGCAAGCCCCGGCTTCCCCGCGCAGGCGGCACAGGTCACGGGCGCACGCAACGACGAGGTGGCCGTCATCCCACTGCTTTCCATGAGCGACGATGAACTCATGGCCTTCAGCCGCGCCAACACCCTCGCCCTCAGCCTCGAAGAGATGCACGCCATCCGCGCCTACTACCAGCGCGACGACGTGCGCGCCGCCCGTGCCGCCGAAGGGTTGCCCGCCGACCCCACCGACGCCGAAGTCGAGGCACTGGCGCAGACATGGTCGGAGCACTGCAAGCACAAGATATTCTCTTCGCGCATCGACTACGAGAACCGCGAGACCGGACGCCGCGAGACCATCGACAGTCTCTTCAAGTCCTGCATCCAGGACACCACGAAGACCATCCGCGCCCGTCTCGGCGACAAGGACTTCTGCCGTTCGGTGTTCAAGGACAACGCGGGCGTCATCGCCTTCAACGACACGCATGACATCTGCATCAAGGTCGAGACGCACAACAGCCCCTCGGCCCTCGACCCCTACGGCGGTGCGCTCACCGGCATCGTGGGTGTCAACCGCGACCCCATGGGCACGGGCATGGGTGCCAACCTCGTCTGTAACACCGACGTGTTCTGCTTCGCCTCGCCCTTCTGGGAAGGTGAACTGCCCCCGCGCCTGCTGCACCCCCGCCGCGTGCTTGAAGGCGTCCGCGAAGGCGTGGAACATGGCGGCAACAAGTCGGGCATTCCCACCGTCAACGGTTCCATCGTGTTCGAGGACCGCTACCTCGGCAAGCCGCTGGTCTATTGCGGCACGGTGGGCATGATTCCCGCGCAGGTCGCAGGCAAGCCCGGCTACACCAAGGAGGCGCGTCCCGGCGACGCCATCGTCATGGTGGGCGGCCGCATCGGCAAGGACGGCATCCACGGCGCGACCTTCTCCTCCGAAGAACTGCATGAGGGCTCCCCCGCCACGGCAGTGCAGATTGGCGACCCCATCACCCAGCGCAAGATGTACGACTGCATCATGCGCGCCCGTGACATGGGCCTCTACACCGCCATCACCGACAACGGTGCGGGCGGCCTCTCGTCGTCCGTGGGCGAGATGGCGCAGGACACGGGCGGCTGCCGCCTCGACCTCGCCCGCGCGCCCCTGAAGTACGACGGTCTGCGCCCGTGGGAGATTCTGCTCTCCGAAGCGCAGGAGCGCATGACCCTCGCCGTGCCGCAGGACAAGCTCGAAGCCTTCATGCGGCTCGCCTCCGAGATGGACGTGGAGGCTACGGTACTCGGCGAATTCACCGACTCCGGCTACTTCCACATCACCTTCGGTGACAGGCAGGTGGCCTATCTCGACATGGACTTCCTGCACGACGGCGTGCCGCAGTTGCAGCTGAAGGCCGTGTGGGAACGCCCCGCCCACCCCGAAGGGCGCATCGACCTGCCCGAAGAGGAACAGGGCCCGTTCCTGCGGCGCATGATGGGTTCGCTCAACATCTGCAGCAAAGAATATGTCATCCGCCAGTACGACCATGAGGTGAAGGGCGGCAGCGTGGTGAAGCCCCTCGTGGGCGTGAAACGCGATGGCCCCGCCGACGCAGCCGTGGTGCGCCCCCTGCTGGACAGCGAGTCGGGCATCGTGCTCTCGCACGGCATCTGCCCCAAGTTCAGCGACTACGACGCCTACTGGATGATGGCCAACGCCATCGACGAGGCCGTGCGCAACGCGGTTGCCGTGGGCGGCGACCCCGACTTCATGTCCGGCGTCGACAACTTCTGCTGGTGCGACCCCGTGCAGTCCGATAAGACCCCCGACGGGCACTACAAGCTGGCGCAACTGGTGCGCGCCAATCGCGCCCTAGAGCACTTCTGCCTCGCCTACGGTGTGCCCTGCGTCTCGGGCAAGGACTCCATGAAGAACGACTACACCGGCGGCGGCACCAAGATATCCATACCGCCCACGGTGCTCTTCTCGGTCATGGGCGTCATCGACGACGTGAACCGCACCGTAACCTCCGACTTCAAGCGCGCAGGTGAGCGCATCTACCTGCTTGGCCTCACCCGCCGCGAGATGGCCGGCAGCGAAGCGGCACAGGTTCTTGGCATCTCCTGCGCCGACGTGCCGCAGGTCGACGCCCCCGCCGCCCTGGCCCGGTATCGTGCCCTTTACGGTGCCATCCGCGCCGGGCTTGTCACCGCGTGTCACGACCTCTCCGACGGCGGTCTTGCCGTGGCCCTTGCCGAGATGTGCCTCGGCGGGCGTCTCGGGGCCCGATGCGACCTCGCCCGCGTGCCTGTCTGCGGCGACATGACAACCACCGAACTCCTGTACAGCGAGTCGGCCAGCCGCCTGCTGGTCTCCGTGCGTCCTGCCGACGCCGACGCCTTCGAAGCGGCCTTCGCCGGTCAGCATTACGCCTGCGTCGGCGAAGTGACAGCCGACGGCAGACTGACCCTCGAGACCAAGGGCACCGCCATCGTCTCTGAAGAGGTGGAGGCACTCGCCACCGCCTTCAAGGCGACCCTCGACTGGTAG
- a CDS encoding methyl-accepting chemotaxis protein yields MSTQRSLGTKVMLLVSGISLFVYLILAVLTSYWQRQSALTLIDSGAVRASELLLDAIADPMSKGNDTGTTEKFDAIARRYADIRAYMTDFRGNITYSTSKDVLRRDLADVVQAPALLDKFNAALKTDSREEQLATIDGMAFYATIRSIPNAPECHHCHGRSQPILGTLVMLQDVTPAMSELRLHQYETVGLSVGGLLLLVGVLSLFMRRAVISRVQRIAAVSGQIEQGDYSVSFEHDGNDELTRLNANLASMVTTIRDQMQYNRSVLEGIIVPLAVVDARNRIEFINQPMCTIVSTACHEYSGKDFSAFMQQGGVEEDITATVLKGGNNQQGNISYRRDDGTVFPLHYEVSPLRDDRGAVNGAIAVIIDLTQEEEARRRIEEQRINLLRVADEVTGVAETLVRAAEALVTRMGELERDATEAASETTQVATAMEEMNVTVTEVARNASSTAEMADLANGEAQSGGTEMANTVRETRQVAQRTEDLAESLHELARRADNIGRVIEVINEIADQTNLLALNAAIEAARAGDAGRGFAVVADEVRKLAEKTMVATREVEQAIAAIQQGSNDAVEVMTETRQQVEVTAGKAEDTGKVLSGIVGRAESIADMVRNIATASEQQSSTSDEINRNVTRINDLTEGIQRRVREAGDAIRQVEGMAQRLEALVDGFRK; encoded by the coding sequence ATGTCGACGCAACGCTCGCTCGGCACCAAGGTCATGCTCCTTGTGAGCGGCATCTCGCTTTTCGTCTACCTCATCCTCGCCGTACTCACCTCGTACTGGCAGCGGCAATCCGCCCTGACCCTCATCGACAGCGGTGCCGTGCGCGCCTCTGAACTGCTGCTTGATGCCATCGCCGACCCCATGTCCAAGGGCAACGACACAGGTACGACCGAGAAGTTCGACGCCATCGCCAGACGTTACGCCGACATTCGCGCGTACATGACGGACTTCAGGGGCAACATCACCTACTCCACCTCAAAGGATGTGCTGCGGCGCGACCTCGCTGACGTGGTGCAGGCACCTGCCCTGCTCGACAAGTTCAATGCCGCGCTCAAGACCGACAGCCGCGAAGAGCAGCTTGCCACCATCGACGGCATGGCGTTCTACGCCACCATCCGGTCCATACCCAACGCACCAGAATGTCACCACTGCCATGGACGCAGCCAGCCCATCCTCGGTACGCTCGTCATGCTGCAGGACGTCACCCCTGCCATGAGTGAGCTGCGTCTGCACCAGTACGAGACCGTGGGGCTTTCCGTGGGCGGTCTGCTCTTGCTGGTGGGCGTGCTGTCGCTCTTCATGCGACGCGCCGTCATCTCGCGGGTACAGCGCATCGCCGCCGTAAGCGGACAGATTGAACAGGGCGACTACAGCGTGAGCTTCGAGCATGACGGCAACGACGAACTCACACGGCTCAACGCCAACCTCGCCAGCATGGTCACGACCATACGCGACCAGATGCAGTACAACCGCTCGGTGCTCGAAGGCATCATCGTCCCGCTTGCCGTGGTCGACGCCAGAAACCGCATCGAATTCATCAACCAGCCCATGTGCACCATCGTCAGCACAGCCTGCCATGAATACTCGGGCAAGGATTTTTCCGCGTTCATGCAACAGGGCGGCGTCGAGGAGGACATCACCGCCACCGTCCTGAAAGGCGGGAACAACCAGCAGGGCAACATCAGCTACCGCCGCGACGACGGCACCGTCTTCCCCCTGCACTACGAGGTCTCGCCGCTGCGCGATGACAGGGGGGCCGTGAACGGCGCCATCGCCGTCATCATCGACCTGACGCAAGAGGAGGAGGCGCGGCGCCGCATCGAGGAACAGCGCATCAACCTGTTGCGTGTCGCCGACGAGGTGACGGGCGTGGCCGAGACGCTGGTGCGTGCCGCCGAGGCTTTGGTCACACGCATGGGCGAACTCGAGCGCGACGCCACAGAGGCAGCCTCCGAGACCACGCAGGTGGCTACCGCCATGGAGGAGATGAACGTCACCGTCACCGAGGTGGCACGCAACGCCTCCAGCACCGCCGAGATGGCCGACCTCGCCAATGGCGAGGCCCAGTCGGGCGGTACGGAGATGGCCAACACCGTGCGCGAGACGCGACAGGTGGCCCAGCGCACCGAAGACCTCGCCGAATCGCTGCATGAACTGGCACGCAGGGCGGACAACATCGGGCGCGTCATCGAGGTCATCAACGAAATCGCCGACCAGACCAACCTGCTGGCACTCAACGCCGCCATCGAGGCCGCCCGTGCAGGAGATGCCGGACGCGGCTTCGCCGTGGTGGCCGACGAGGTCCGCAAACTGGCCGAGAAGACCATGGTGGCCACACGCGAAGTGGAACAGGCCATCGCGGCCATCCAGCAGGGCAGCAACGACGCCGTCGAGGTCATGACCGAGACCCGGCAGCAGGTCGAAGTGACGGCAGGCAAGGCCGAGGACACCGGCAAGGTTCTCTCGGGCATCGTGGGCAGGGCCGAAAGCATCGCCGACATGGTGCGCAACATCGCCACCGCGTCGGAACAGCAGTCGTCCACCAGCGACGAAATCAACCGCAACGTCACCCGCATCAACGACCTCACCGAAGGCATCCAGAGACGGGTGCGGGAAGCAGGCGATGCCATCCGGCAGGTCGAGGGCATGGCCCAGAGGCTTGAGGCCCTCGTCGACGGTTTCCGCAAATAA
- a CDS encoding desulfoferrodoxin, translating to MPNQYEIYKCIHCGNIVEVLHAGGGDLVCCGEPMKLMKEGTSDGAKEKHVPVIEKTANGYKVTVGSVAHPMEEKHWIEWIELVADGVSYKKFLKPGDAPEAEFCIKADKVVAREYCNLHGHWKAEA from the coding sequence ATGCCCAACCAGTACGAAATCTACAAATGCATCCACTGTGGCAACATCGTCGAAGTCCTGCATGCTGGCGGCGGCGACCTCGTGTGCTGCGGCGAACCCATGAAGCTCATGAAGGAAGGCACTTCTGACGGGGCCAAGGAAAAGCACGTGCCGGTCATCGAGAAGACCGCCAACGGCTACAAGGTCACCGTCGGTTCCGTGGCCCACCCCATGGAAGAGAAGCACTGGATCGAATGGATTGAGCTTGTCGCAGACGGTGTGAGCTACAAGAAGTTCCTGAAGCCCGGCGATGCGCCCGAAGCCGAGTTCTGCATCAAGGCCGACAAGGTCGTCGCCCGCGAATACTGCAACCTGCACGGCCACTGGAAGGCCGAAGCCTAA
- the rd gene encoding rubredoxin yields MKKYVCTVCGYEYDPAEGDPDNGVKPGTSFDDLPADWVCPVCGAPKSEFEAA; encoded by the coding sequence ATGAAAAAGTACGTATGCACCGTCTGCGGTTACGAATACGACCCTGCTGAAGGCGACCCCGACAACGGCGTGAAGCCCGGCACCTCGTTCGACGACCTGCCGGCCGACTGGGTATGCCCCGTGTGCGGCGCCCCCAAGAGCGAATTCGAAGCCGCCTAG
- a CDS encoding FprA family A-type flavoprotein yields MHPIEIKKDIFWVGVVDHNSRDFHGYSLSPQGTTYNAYVVKDEKTVLFDTVKHDFTDTMLCRLSRVVEPCKIDYIVCNHLEPDHAGALPELIARCKPEKIFCSPMGLKAMEAHFDTTGWPVEVVKTGDSISIGKRTIHFVETRMLHWPDSMVSYIPEDKLLICNDAFGQNIASTERYADEIDRSALFHAMKEYYHNIVLPFSPIVLKTLAQIEQLGLDIDMLAPDHGLIFRGYDDVKYALDTYRIFAEQKPQKRAVIVYDTMWHSTEKMASAIAEGLESVGVPTRVMWLKANHHSAVMTELADCGAVLVGSPTHNNGILPAVAAMLTYMKGLRPQNRIGAAFGSFGWSGESVKSITEWLQSMGMETPVDPVKVKHVPTHDTYRQCFEMGQAVGRALIEKCGG; encoded by the coding sequence ATGCATCCTATCGAAATCAAAAAGGATATATTCTGGGTCGGCGTCGTCGACCACAACAGCCGCGACTTCCACGGCTATTCGCTTTCCCCGCAGGGCACGACCTACAACGCCTATGTGGTCAAGGACGAGAAGACCGTGCTGTTCGACACCGTCAAGCACGACTTCACCGACACCATGCTCTGCCGTCTCTCGCGCGTGGTGGAACCCTGCAAGATAGACTACATCGTCTGCAACCACCTCGAACCAGACCACGCCGGTGCCCTGCCCGAACTGATAGCCCGCTGCAAGCCCGAGAAGATCTTCTGCTCGCCCATGGGCCTGAAGGCCATGGAAGCCCACTTCGACACCACCGGGTGGCCTGTCGAAGTGGTCAAGACGGGCGATTCCATCTCCATCGGCAAGCGCACCATCCATTTCGTCGAGACGCGGATGCTCCACTGGCCCGATAGCATGGTGTCGTACATCCCCGAAGACAAGCTTCTCATCTGCAACGACGCCTTCGGCCAGAACATCGCCTCCACCGAACGCTACGCCGACGAGATCGACCGCTCAGCCCTGTTCCACGCCATGAAGGAGTACTACCACAACATCGTACTGCCCTTCTCGCCCATCGTCCTCAAGACACTGGCGCAGATCGAACAGCTCGGCCTCGACATCGACATGCTGGCCCCCGACCACGGGCTCATCTTCCGTGGCTATGACGATGTGAAGTACGCCCTCGACACCTACCGCATCTTCGCGGAGCAGAAGCCGCAGAAGCGCGCCGTCATCGTGTACGACACCATGTGGCACAGCACCGAGAAGATGGCCTCCGCCATCGCCGAAGGGCTGGAGTCCGTGGGCGTGCCCACCCGCGTCATGTGGCTCAAGGCCAACCACCACAGCGCGGTCATGACCGAACTGGCCGACTGCGGTGCCGTGCTCGTGGGTTCGCCCACGCACAACAACGGCATTCTTCCCGCCGTTGCCGCCATGCTCACCTACATGAAGGGATTGCGCCCCCAGAACCGCATCGGTGCGGCTTTCGGCTCGTTCGGCTGGTCTGGCGAATCGGTGAAGAGCATCACCGAATGGCTGCAATCCATGGGCATGGAAACCCCGGTGGACCCGGTGAAGGTCAAGCACGTGCCCACGCACGACACCTACCGCCAGTGCTTCGAAATGGGGCAGGCAGTGGGCCGCGCCCTCATCGAAAAGTGCGGGGGGTAG
- a CDS encoding MerR family transcriptional regulator → MHDENGTRQDGLLTIADIARHFGLPESTARYYCKRFAPFMPSVGEGRRRRYRPGALEVVEAVLDAMQTARNAAAVEARLAGRFARNVLPLSSASGYDGQPPMRGAHTPELASVPAETAGMAAIAPSRASVPVAGALLPEAALALLEQQNRTLACIADALSSLSARQDELARLVAHARGVEDELAGLRRDVGNLRILLNASEKMQQQDLDQLRTWLTRIIDEKRRAARG, encoded by the coding sequence ATGCACGACGAGAACGGCACACGGCAGGACGGATTGCTCACCATCGCCGACATCGCACGCCATTTCGGTCTGCCCGAGTCCACAGCGCGCTACTACTGCAAGCGTTTCGCGCCGTTCATGCCCTCTGTGGGCGAGGGGCGCAGGCGCAGGTACAGGCCGGGTGCGCTGGAGGTGGTCGAAGCCGTTCTCGACGCCATGCAGACGGCGCGTAACGCCGCTGCCGTCGAAGCCCGGCTGGCAGGACGTTTCGCCCGCAACGTGCTGCCGTTGTCGTCCGCGTCGGGGTACGACGGGCAGCCCCCCATGCGCGGGGCGCACACCCCGGAGTTGGCATCCGTGCCAGCAGAGACCGCAGGGATGGCAGCCATCGCGCCGTCTCGTGCCTCCGTACCCGTTGCGGGTGCGCTGCTGCCCGAAGCGGCGCTTGCGCTTCTTGAGCAGCAGAACCGCACCCTCGCCTGCATCGCCGACGCCTTGTCCTCCCTGTCGGCACGACAGGACGAACTTGCCCGCCTTGTGGCGCACGCCCGTGGTGTGGAAGATGAACTCGCCGGTCTGCGCCGTGATGTGGGGAACCTCCGCATCCTTCTCAACGCCTCTGAAAAGATGCAGCAGCAAGACCTCGACCAGTTGCGCACGTGGCTTACCCGCATCATCGACGAGAAGCGCCGCGCCGCGCGGGGCTGA